A single Fibrobacterota bacterium DNA region contains:
- a CDS encoding DUF3096 domain-containing protein — translation MNIHISLQPLMALMAGVLILIIPKLLNYIVAIYLIVIGLVGLFGLHI, via the coding sequence ATGAATATCCATATCTCATTGCAACCCCTAATGGCCCTGATGGCGGGAGTCCTGATCCTGATCATCCCCAAGCTGCTTAACTATATCGTCGCGATCTACCTGATCGTGATTGGTCTGGTGGGCCTGTTCGGTCTTCACATCTAG